The following proteins are co-located in the Gordonia polyisoprenivorans genome:
- a CDS encoding transporter, whose amino-acid sequence MSEIFLDLIIVIVVLAAWLALVALLLRGWRNRGRRQAEAIGEIPGFPDDPGAALLGPDSGLYLGATLAPSWQNRVAVGDFGDRAAADISAFTDGIGIERAGASTIWIPRSSITAIRTENGHAGKVMGRGGVLVIRWTLPSGTEIDSGFRADDKAVYPPWIAEFSAAPADSETPAHTETLTDSEQGKDQ is encoded by the coding sequence TGGCTGGCGCTGGTGGCCCTGTTGCTGCGGGGCTGGCGCAATCGAGGCCGACGCCAGGCCGAGGCGATCGGCGAGATCCCGGGCTTCCCCGACGATCCGGGTGCTGCGCTCCTCGGCCCGGATTCCGGACTCTATCTCGGCGCCACACTCGCCCCGAGCTGGCAGAACCGGGTCGCCGTCGGCGATTTCGGCGATCGCGCCGCCGCCGACATCTCCGCGTTCACCGACGGTATCGGCATCGAGCGCGCCGGCGCCTCCACGATCTGGATTCCGCGGTCGTCGATCACCGCGATCCGGACCGAGAACGGCCATGCCGGAAAGGTGATGGGCCGCGGCGGTGTGCTGGTGATCCGGTGGACGCTGCCGTCGGGAACCGAGATCGACTCCGGCTTCCGCGCCGACGACAAGGCCGTCTACCCCCCGTGGATCGCCGAATTCTCCGCGGCACCGGCCGATTCCGAGACCCCGGCCCACACTGAGACATTGACCGATAGCGAACAGGGGAAAGATCAATGA
- the carA gene encoding glutamine-hydrolyzing carbamoyl-phosphate synthase small subunit has translation MTAAVLVLENGQVFSGQPYGATGETLGEAVFCTAMTGYQETLTDPSYHRQIVVATAPQIGNTGWNPEDGESTGSAGSDGIDGDSGKIWVAGYAIRNPARRVSNWRATTSLEEELVRQGVVGIAGIDTRTVVRVLRDHGSMRAGVFSGPALASTEEMLGRVRSQPSMKGADLAGEVSTDRGYLVEPAQQARLTVAAIDLGIKTNTPRMFAQRGVAVHVLPSDTSFAAIRELRPDGVFLSNGPGDPATADAAVALTREVLGADLPLFGICFGNQILGRALGRSTYKMTFGHRGINIPVIDHATGTVSITSQNHGFALEGEAGEEFDTDFGRARVSHTCANDGTVEGVELLSGRAFSVQYHPEAAAGPHDAAYLFDKFVTLLEGDRANGTRA, from the coding sequence ATGACCGCAGCGGTTCTGGTGCTCGAGAACGGTCAGGTGTTCTCCGGGCAGCCCTACGGAGCCACCGGCGAGACACTCGGTGAGGCCGTGTTCTGCACCGCGATGACCGGATATCAGGAGACGCTGACCGACCCGAGCTATCACCGCCAGATCGTGGTCGCGACCGCACCGCAGATCGGCAACACCGGTTGGAACCCCGAGGACGGCGAATCGACCGGCAGCGCCGGGAGCGACGGCATCGACGGTGACTCCGGCAAGATCTGGGTGGCCGGTTACGCGATCCGCAATCCCGCACGGCGCGTGTCGAATTGGCGGGCCACGACGAGCCTCGAGGAGGAACTCGTCCGCCAGGGTGTGGTCGGCATCGCGGGTATCGACACCCGCACCGTCGTGCGCGTGCTGCGTGATCACGGATCGATGCGGGCCGGGGTGTTCTCCGGTCCGGCGCTCGCCTCCACCGAGGAGATGCTCGGCCGCGTGCGCAGCCAGCCGTCGATGAAGGGCGCCGACCTCGCCGGGGAGGTGTCCACCGACCGGGGCTACCTCGTCGAGCCCGCGCAGCAGGCGCGACTGACCGTCGCCGCCATCGATCTGGGTATCAAGACCAACACCCCTCGGATGTTCGCCCAGCGCGGCGTGGCGGTGCACGTGTTGCCCTCCGACACGTCCTTCGCGGCCATCCGCGAACTCCGGCCCGACGGGGTGTTCTTGTCCAACGGTCCCGGCGACCCGGCGACCGCCGATGCCGCCGTCGCACTGACCCGCGAGGTCCTCGGAGCGGATCTGCCGCTGTTCGGGATCTGCTTCGGTAACCAGATCCTCGGACGAGCCCTGGGCCGCTCCACCTACAAGATGACCTTCGGGCACCGCGGGATCAACATCCCGGTCATCGACCACGCCACCGGCACGGTGTCGATCACCTCCCAGAACCACGGGTTCGCCCTCGAGGGGGAGGCCGGCGAGGAGTTCGACACCGATTTCGGCCGGGCCCGCGTCAGCCACACCTGCGCCAACGACGGAACCGTCGAGGGCGTCGAATTGCTCTCGGGCCGTGCGTTTTCGGTGCAATACCATCCCGAGGCCGCGGCCGGACCCCATGACGCCGCGTATCTCTTCGACAAATTCGTCACCCTGCTCGAGGGTGACCGCGCCAACGGAACGAGGGCCTGA
- the carB gene encoding carbamoyl-phosphate synthase large subunit yields MPRRTDLSHVLVIGSGPIVIGQACEFDYSGTQACRVLKAEGLRVSLVNSNPATIMTDPEFADATYIEPITAEYVEKVIEAERDAGHPIDAVLATLGGQTALNTAVALHDRGSLEKYGIELIGADFDAIQRGEDRQMFKDIVAKVGGESARSAVCHTMAEVRETVAELGYPVVVRPSFTMGGLGSGMAYDENDLERIAGGGLAASPTANVLIEESILGWKEYELELMRDNRDNVVVICSIENVDPVGVHTGDSVTVAPAMTLTDREYQKMRDLSIAILREVGVDTGGCNIQFAQDPADGRLVVIEMNPRVSRSSALASKATGFPIAKIAAKLAIGYSLDEITNDITKETPACFEPTLDYVVVKAPRFAFEKFPGADDTLTTTMKSVGEAMSLGRSFAEALGKVMRSLETKAAGFWTEPNRPDPSTVDLEALLDQLRTPKDGRLYGIMLAFDAGATVEQLYEATAIDPWFLAEIGGIAALGTEIRDAGQLTAELLREAKSTGFSDRQIAALRSDFADEDAVRAFRHASGVRPVYKTVDTCAAEFEAKTPYHYSTYELDPAATSEIAPQPDRPKVLILGSGPNRIGQGIEFDYSCVHAALTLSEAGYETVMVNCNPETVSTDYDTADRLYFEPLTFEDVLEVFHAESESGTVAGVIVQLGGQTPLGLADRLESAGVPIVGTSPAAIDLAEDRGEFGKVLTAAGLPAPAFGTATSFDEARETAARIGYPVLVRPSYVLGGRGMEIVYDESSLADYISRATELTPDHPVLVDRFLEDAVEIDVDALCDGTEVYIGGIMEHIEEAGIHSGDSACALPPITLGRADLQMVRESTEALAKGIGVRGLLNVQYALKDDILYVLEANPRASRTVPFVSKATAVPLAKACARVMLGTSIAELRDQGILAADGDGGHAPVHAPIAVKEAVLPFNRFRRHDGTGVDSLLSPEMKSTGEVMGIDADFGRAFAKSQTAAYGSLPTDGAVFVSVANKDKRALLFPVKHLADLGFTILATEGTAEVLRRNGIESQTVRKHFEAQPGEPTILDAIRAGEVAMVINTPYGQSGPRVDGYEIRSAAVAAGIPCITTVQGASAAVQGIEAARGNQMGVEALQRRHAALVNEPGGTEK; encoded by the coding sequence ATGCCGCGCCGCACCGACCTGTCGCACGTCCTGGTGATCGGTTCCGGACCGATCGTCATCGGCCAGGCCTGCGAGTTCGACTACTCCGGCACCCAGGCGTGCCGCGTCCTCAAGGCCGAGGGCCTGCGGGTCAGCCTGGTGAACTCTAACCCGGCCACGATCATGACCGACCCGGAGTTCGCCGATGCCACCTACATCGAGCCGATCACCGCCGAATACGTCGAGAAGGTCATCGAGGCCGAACGCGACGCCGGGCATCCCATCGACGCCGTGCTGGCCACCCTCGGTGGTCAGACGGCGCTGAACACGGCTGTGGCACTGCATGATCGGGGTTCGCTGGAGAAATACGGCATCGAGCTCATCGGCGCCGACTTCGATGCCATCCAGCGCGGCGAGGACCGGCAGATGTTCAAGGACATCGTCGCCAAGGTCGGCGGCGAGAGCGCCCGCTCGGCCGTCTGCCACACCATGGCCGAGGTGCGCGAGACCGTCGCCGAACTCGGCTATCCGGTGGTGGTGCGGCCGTCGTTCACCATGGGCGGCCTCGGATCGGGCATGGCCTACGACGAGAACGACCTCGAGCGCATCGCCGGCGGTGGCCTGGCCGCATCGCCGACGGCGAATGTGCTCATCGAGGAGTCGATCCTCGGCTGGAAGGAATACGAGCTCGAGCTGATGCGTGACAACCGCGACAACGTGGTCGTCATCTGCTCCATCGAGAACGTCGACCCGGTCGGGGTGCACACCGGTGACTCGGTGACCGTGGCGCCGGCGATGACCCTCACCGACCGCGAATACCAGAAGATGCGCGACCTCTCGATCGCCATCCTGCGCGAGGTCGGCGTCGACACCGGCGGCTGCAACATCCAGTTCGCGCAGGACCCCGCCGACGGTCGTCTCGTCGTCATCGAGATGAATCCCCGTGTCTCGCGGTCCTCGGCGCTGGCCTCCAAGGCGACGGGATTCCCGATCGCCAAGATCGCCGCGAAACTCGCGATCGGGTACAGCCTCGACGAGATCACCAACGACATCACCAAGGAGACTCCGGCCTGCTTCGAGCCGACACTCGACTACGTCGTGGTCAAGGCTCCGCGGTTCGCGTTCGAGAAGTTCCCCGGCGCCGACGACACACTGACCACCACCATGAAGTCGGTGGGCGAGGCGATGAGTCTGGGCCGGTCGTTCGCCGAGGCGCTGGGCAAGGTGATGCGCTCGCTGGAGACCAAGGCGGCCGGATTCTGGACCGAGCCCAACCGGCCCGACCCGTCGACGGTGGACCTCGAGGCGCTCCTCGATCAGTTGCGCACCCCCAAGGACGGCCGGCTCTACGGCATCATGCTGGCCTTCGATGCCGGCGCCACCGTCGAGCAGTTGTACGAGGCCACCGCGATCGACCCGTGGTTCCTCGCCGAGATCGGCGGGATCGCGGCGCTGGGCACCGAGATCCGCGACGCCGGGCAGCTGACGGCGGAGTTGCTGCGCGAGGCCAAGTCGACCGGCTTCTCCGATCGCCAGATCGCGGCGCTGCGTTCGGATTTCGCCGACGAGGACGCGGTCCGCGCCTTCCGGCACGCCTCGGGTGTCCGCCCGGTCTACAAGACCGTCGACACGTGCGCGGCCGAATTCGAGGCCAAGACGCCCTATCACTATTCGACCTATGAGCTCGATCCGGCGGCGACCAGCGAGATCGCGCCGCAGCCCGATCGGCCCAAGGTCCTGATCCTGGGTTCGGGACCCAACCGCATCGGGCAGGGCATCGAATTCGACTACTCGTGCGTGCACGCCGCGCTCACGCTCAGCGAGGCCGGCTACGAGACGGTCATGGTCAACTGCAACCCGGAGACCGTCTCGACCGACTACGACACCGCCGATCGCCTGTACTTCGAGCCGTTGACCTTCGAGGACGTCCTCGAGGTGTTCCACGCCGAATCGGAGTCGGGCACCGTCGCCGGCGTTATCGTCCAGCTGGGCGGGCAGACCCCGCTGGGATTGGCCGACCGGCTCGAATCCGCGGGCGTCCCCATCGTCGGCACCAGCCCCGCGGCCATCGACCTCGCCGAGGACCGTGGCGAATTCGGCAAGGTGCTGACCGCCGCGGGACTGCCCGCGCCGGCGTTCGGGACGGCCACCAGCTTCGACGAGGCACGCGAGACCGCCGCCCGGATCGGCTACCCGGTCCTGGTGCGTCCCTCCTACGTGCTCGGCGGGCGCGGCATGGAGATCGTCTACGACGAGTCGTCCCTGGCCGACTACATCTCGCGCGCAACCGAATTGACCCCCGATCACCCGGTGCTGGTGGACCGGTTCCTCGAAGACGCGGTGGAGATCGACGTCGACGCGCTGTGCGACGGCACCGAGGTCTACATCGGCGGGATCATGGAGCACATCGAGGAGGCCGGGATCCACTCCGGCGACTCGGCGTGCGCGCTGCCGCCGATCACCCTCGGTCGCGCGGACCTGCAGATGGTGCGCGAGTCGACCGAGGCACTGGCCAAGGGGATCGGGGTGCGCGGACTGCTCAACGTCCAGTACGCGCTCAAGGACGACATCCTCTACGTGCTCGAGGCCAACCCCCGCGCGAGCCGCACGGTGCCGTTCGTCTCCAAGGCCACCGCGGTACCGCTGGCCAAGGCATGTGCCCGCGTCATGCTGGGCACCTCCATCGCCGAGCTGCGTGATCAGGGCATCCTCGCCGCCGACGGCGACGGTGGCCACGCCCCGGTGCACGCACCGATCGCGGTGAAGGAAGCGGTGTTGCCGTTCAACAGGTTCCGCCGCCACGACGGCACCGGGGTCGACTCGCTGCTCAGTCCGGAGATGAAGTCCACCGGTGAAGTGATGGGCATCGACGCCGATTTCGGGCGGGCCTTCGCCAAGTCGCAGACCGCCGCCTACGGCTCGCTGCCCACCGACGGCGCCGTCTTCGTGTCGGTGGCCAACAAGGACAAGCGGGCGCTGCTGTTCCCGGTCAAACACCTCGCCGACCTCGGATTCACCATCCTGGCCACCGAGGGAACCGCAGAGGTGTTGCGGCGCAACGGCATCGAGTCGCAGACGGTGCGCAAGCACTTCGAGGCACAGCCGGGGGAGCCGACCATCCTCGACGCCATCCGCGCCGGTGAGGTGGCGATGGTCATCAACACGCCCTACGGCCAGTCCGGCCCGCGGGTCGACGGCTACGAGATCCGCAGTGCCGCCGTGGCCGCCGGAATCCCGTGTATCACCACGGTGCAGGGTGCCAGCGCGGCGGTGCAGGGCATCGAGGCCGCGCGGGGCAACCAGATGGGTGTCGAGGCGCTGCAGCGGCGCCACGCGGCCCTGGTGAACGAGCCGGGCGGGACCGAGAAGTGA
- the pyrF gene encoding orotidine-5'-phosphate decarboxylase, producing MTGFGPRFRTAVTARGRLCAGIDPHVELLESWGLGADPAGLDRFADICIEAFGSVAAVVKPQVAFFEPFGAAGLATLERVIAGCRDAGALVLADAKRGDIGSTMAAYARAWLDDSSPLASDAVTVSPYLGFGSLAPALDAARPAGRGVFVLARTSNPEGASVQLADADGRTVGQRIVDAAAAVNTDGAGTVGVVVGATRAHGLDLTALAGPVLAPGLGAQGARAEDLGSVFAEADLDWLLPASSRGVLRAGPDIGALRASFEAARDEVESALS from the coding sequence GTGACCGGATTCGGTCCCCGTTTCCGCACCGCCGTCACCGCACGGGGGCGGCTGTGCGCGGGGATCGACCCGCACGTCGAACTCCTCGAATCCTGGGGTCTCGGAGCCGACCCGGCCGGGCTGGACCGCTTCGCCGACATCTGTATCGAGGCGTTCGGGTCGGTGGCGGCGGTCGTCAAACCGCAGGTGGCGTTCTTCGAGCCGTTCGGCGCGGCCGGCCTGGCGACCCTCGAACGGGTCATCGCCGGATGTCGCGACGCCGGGGCGCTCGTGCTCGCCGACGCCAAACGCGGTGACATCGGATCGACGATGGCCGCCTACGCGCGAGCGTGGCTCGACGATTCGTCGCCGCTGGCCTCCGACGCGGTCACCGTCTCCCCGTACCTCGGATTCGGTTCCCTCGCACCGGCTCTCGACGCGGCACGCCCGGCCGGGCGGGGCGTGTTCGTCCTCGCCCGCACCTCCAACCCGGAGGGTGCGTCGGTGCAACTGGCCGATGCCGACGGGCGAACGGTGGGGCAGCGGATCGTCGACGCGGCCGCCGCGGTCAACACCGACGGCGCGGGCACGGTGGGCGTGGTGGTCGGTGCGACCCGTGCGCACGGCCTCGATCTCACCGCACTCGCCGGTCCCGTCCTGGCCCCGGGCCTCGGCGCCCAGGGCGCACGCGCCGAGGATCTCGGTTCGGTCTTCGCCGAGGCCGACCTCGACTGGCTGCTGCCGGCGAGTTCACGCGGGGTGCTGCGCGCCGGCCCCGACATCGGCGCGTTGCGCGCGTCGTTCGAGGCCGCGCGTGATGAGGTGGAATCAGCGCTGTCGTGA
- a CDS encoding response regulator, producing MNRTISVVVVDDHPFFRDGLSRGLSASGRIRVVGEAGDARSGIATIGELQPDVAVVDYQMPGMTGIDLVHAVTRDGVSTRVLLLSAVTDSVVVFDALREGAAGYMSKDADRDAIVGAVERVARGETVVPPELAAGLVTQIRAHAAPGAPTLSERESQVLNGFARGLSIPQIAAELYIGASTVKTHAGNLYQKLGVSDRAAAVAEGMRQHLIE from the coding sequence ATGAACCGGACCATCAGCGTCGTGGTCGTCGACGATCACCCGTTCTTCCGGGACGGCCTGTCGCGAGGATTGTCGGCCAGCGGTCGCATCCGGGTGGTCGGGGAGGCCGGGGATGCGCGGTCGGGGATCGCCACGATCGGCGAACTGCAGCCCGACGTCGCCGTCGTCGACTACCAGATGCCCGGCATGACGGGTATCGATCTCGTCCACGCGGTGACCCGGGACGGAGTCTCCACCAGGGTGCTGCTGCTTTCGGCGGTCACCGATTCGGTGGTCGTGTTCGACGCGCTGCGCGAGGGTGCGGCGGGCTACATGTCGAAGGACGCCGACCGCGACGCCATCGTCGGAGCCGTCGAACGGGTCGCGCGCGGCGAGACGGTCGTGCCACCCGAGCTCGCCGCCGGTCTCGTCACCCAGATCCGGGCGCACGCCGCTCCCGGTGCACCGACACTCAGTGAGCGAGAAAGCCAGGTGCTCAACGGTTTCGCGCGAGGCCTGTCCATTCCGCAGATCGCCGCCGAGCTCTACATCGGTGCGTCGACCGTCAAGACCCACGCGGGCAACCTCTATCAGAAGCTCGGTGTCTCCGATCGTGCCGCCGCGGTCGCCGAGGGCATGCGGCAACACCTCATCGAATGA
- a CDS encoding sensor histidine kinase, with product MSREPLGRWRPRGFSAPGLGEPALDRILYEHALLGLRVQVVVRLTLAVFMTLVVALDPPAHLLVPTWAVVGAYVVWAVASIVPARRAGRRTLYWAWLALLVDLVALTTVASFAAASDATSWTSDVLLTGFALLPMAAATQLRPAVCAAIAVPTALVFFITSAAARTANGEPWSSVLLHTMVIAGLGLAAVLLSRVARSRVLTIAVLARERAQLLEDALRVEARERQALAEALHDGALQYVLGARAEMDAVRRGDPVAIDRVEVALAESGRLLRSTLTALNPAVLEHHGLAVAVTELARTTQASSGVTVLVDAAAWPDGPTPVDRLLFASARELLMNVVKHARAHRVELTLEHTDGQARLIVVDDGVGVTDDDVSGERLDAQMATGHLGLASRRVRLAAAGGSLTVRARPGGGTVAIATVPTDR from the coding sequence ATGAGTCGGGAACCTCTCGGGCGGTGGCGGCCACGCGGGTTTTCCGCACCGGGTCTCGGTGAGCCGGCACTCGACCGCATTCTCTACGAACACGCCCTGCTCGGGCTGCGTGTGCAGGTGGTGGTGCGGCTGACGCTGGCGGTGTTCATGACGCTTGTCGTCGCCCTCGATCCACCCGCGCACCTGTTGGTGCCGACCTGGGCGGTCGTCGGCGCCTACGTGGTGTGGGCGGTGGCCAGCATCGTGCCCGCACGACGTGCCGGCCGGCGGACGCTGTACTGGGCGTGGCTGGCGCTGTTGGTCGATCTGGTGGCCCTCACCACCGTCGCGTCCTTCGCCGCCGCCTCCGACGCGACCAGCTGGACCTCGGACGTGTTGCTCACGGGCTTCGCGCTGCTCCCGATGGCGGCGGCCACGCAGTTGCGTCCGGCGGTGTGTGCCGCGATCGCGGTGCCGACCGCGCTGGTGTTCTTCATCACCAGTGCGGCCGCACGTACGGCCAACGGCGAACCCTGGTCGTCGGTGCTGTTGCACACGATGGTGATCGCCGGCCTCGGGCTCGCCGCGGTGCTGCTCTCGCGGGTTGCGCGGTCACGGGTGCTCACCATCGCCGTGCTGGCCCGCGAACGGGCGCAGTTGCTCGAGGATGCGCTGCGCGTCGAGGCCCGCGAGCGGCAGGCACTGGCCGAGGCGTTGCACGACGGGGCCCTGCAGTACGTGCTCGGTGCGCGCGCCGAGATGGACGCGGTGCGCCGGGGCGATCCGGTGGCGATCGATCGGGTCGAGGTCGCCCTCGCCGAATCCGGCCGGTTGCTGCGATCGACGTTGACGGCACTGAACCCGGCGGTCCTCGAGCATCACGGGTTGGCGGTCGCGGTCACCGAACTCGCCCGGACGACGCAGGCATCGTCGGGGGTGACGGTGCTGGTCGACGCCGCGGCCTGGCCCGATGGGCCGACCCCGGTCGACCGGCTGCTGTTCGCGTCAGCCCGCGAACTGCTCATGAACGTGGTCAAACATGCCCGCGCACACCGGGTGGAGCTCACGCTCGAGCACACCGACGGGCAGGCGCGGCTGATCGTCGTGGACGACGGTGTCGGCGTCACCGACGACGACGTATCGGGCGAGCGACTCGACGCCCAGATGGCCACCGGCCACCTCGGGCTCGCCTCGCGTCGGGTTCGGCTGGCCGCCGCCGGCGGATCCCTGACGGTCCGGGCCCGCCCCGGCGGCGGGACCGTGGCGATCGCGACGGTCCCGACAGACCGCTGA
- the mihF gene encoding integration host factor, actinobacterial type, whose translation MALPQLTDEQRAAALEKAAAARRARAELKERLKRGGTDLKQVLKDAEDDEILGKMKVSALLEALPKVGKVKAQEIMNELEIAPTRRLRGLGDRQRKALLEKFSS comes from the coding sequence GTGGCGCTTCCCCAGTTGACAGACGAGCAGCGCGCCGCTGCGTTGGAGAAGGCTGCTGCCGCCCGCCGAGCGCGCGCCGAGCTCAAAGAGCGTCTCAAGCGTGGTGGCACCGACCTCAAGCAGGTGCTCAAGGATGCCGAAGATGACGAGATCTTGGGCAAGATGAAGGTCTCGGCCCTGCTCGAAGCCCTGCCGAAGGTCGGCAAGGTCAAGGCGCAGGAGATCATGAACGAGCTGGAGATCGCCCCGACGCGCCGCCTGCGCGGTCTCGGCGATCGTCAGCGCAAGGCGTTGCTCGAGAAGTTCAGCTCCTGA
- the gmk gene encoding guanylate kinase — translation MGQPTRTRGRLVVLVGPSAVGKSTVVGRVRELVPDLWFSVSATTRDPRPGEVDGRDYHFVSRADFDRMIADGELLEWAEIHGGLQRSGTPLRPVEQALESGVPVLLEVDLVGARNVRRRLPEADLVFLAPPSWDELESRLRGRGTETPEAIDARLATARTEMAAQDEFDHVIVNSRVDRAADELVSLLVGPESAAS, via the coding sequence ATGGGCCAGCCCACACGTACGAGGGGCCGACTGGTGGTACTGGTCGGCCCCTCTGCTGTGGGCAAGTCGACGGTCGTCGGCAGGGTTCGGGAGCTGGTTCCCGACCTGTGGTTCAGTGTCTCGGCGACCACCCGCGATCCCCGCCCCGGCGAGGTCGACGGACGCGATTACCACTTCGTCTCCCGCGCCGACTTCGACCGCATGATCGCCGACGGCGAGTTGCTCGAGTGGGCTGAGATCCACGGCGGGCTGCAGCGCTCGGGCACACCGTTGCGCCCCGTGGAGCAGGCGCTGGAGTCCGGCGTGCCGGTTCTGCTCGAGGTCGATCTGGTCGGCGCCCGCAATGTGCGACGCCGACTTCCGGAGGCGGACCTGGTGTTCCTGGCTCCGCCGAGCTGGGACGAACTGGAGTCACGATTGCGTGGTCGCGGCACCGAAACGCCCGAGGCGATCGATGCCCGATTGGCCACCGCACGCACCGAGATGGCTGCTCAGGACGAGTTCGATCACGTCATCGTGAACTCCCGAGTCGACCGCGCCGCCGATGAATTGGTATCCTTGCTGGTCGGACCCGAATCAGCGGCGAGCTGA
- the rpoZ gene encoding DNA-directed RNA polymerase subunit omega, whose translation MSTQTNFEMTEIADAPAYDTPLGITNPPIDDLLERASSKYALVIYAAKRARQINDYYNQLGDGILEYVGPLVEPGLQEKPLSIAMREIHSDLLEHTEGE comes from the coding sequence GTGAGCACGCAGACCAACTTCGAGATGACCGAGATCGCCGACGCACCGGCCTACGACACCCCGCTGGGTATCACCAACCCCCCGATCGACGACCTCCTCGAGCGCGCGTCGTCGAAGTACGCGCTGGTCATCTACGCCGCCAAGCGCGCCCGGCAGATCAACGACTACTACAACCAGCTCGGCGACGGGATCCTCGAATACGTCGGCCCGCTCGTCGAGCCGGGTCTGCAGGAGAAGCCGCTGTCGATCGCGATGCGCGAGATCCACTCCGACCTGCTCGAGCACACCGAGGGCGAGTAA
- the coaBC gene encoding bifunctional phosphopantothenoylcysteine decarboxylase/phosphopantothenate--cysteine ligase CoaBC, whose protein sequence is MTAATTGPAARGRKRILIGVGGGIAAYKVCSLIRHFTEDGHDVRVVPTRNALEFVGAATFEALSGNPVSTEVFDGVDEVVHVRLGQGADLVIIAPATADLLSRAATGRADDLLTASLLVTTCPVLFVPAMHTEMWRHRATQANVATLRERGNIVMSPASGRLTGTDSGPGRLPEPQEIALIGELLLDRADALPHDLVGVRVLISAGGTREPLDPVRFLGNHSSGKQGFALARAAAQRGAEVTVVAGSTAGAGEPAAVEVVPIDSARELAAEMTRRAADADVVIMAAAVADFRPVSTAESKIKKGDAGPAPVELTTNPDILRGLVEARDAGSIPVETVIVGFAAETGDETGGVLDHGRAKLKRKGCDLLVVNAVGNGKAFGTEDNTGWLLSAHGEETALPMGTKTLMASRILDAVRSLVPDGSGTATPATHTS, encoded by the coding sequence ATGACCGCAGCGACGACCGGACCGGCAGCACGCGGCCGCAAGCGCATCCTGATCGGGGTGGGCGGTGGGATCGCCGCCTACAAGGTGTGTTCGCTCATCCGGCATTTCACCGAGGACGGCCACGACGTCCGGGTCGTGCCCACGCGCAACGCGTTGGAATTCGTCGGCGCCGCGACCTTCGAGGCGCTTTCCGGTAACCCGGTGAGCACCGAGGTCTTCGACGGCGTCGACGAGGTCGTGCACGTACGGCTCGGCCAGGGTGCCGACCTGGTGATCATCGCCCCGGCGACCGCTGATCTGCTCTCGCGTGCCGCGACCGGCCGTGCCGACGATCTGCTCACCGCCTCACTGCTGGTGACGACGTGCCCGGTGTTGTTCGTGCCGGCGATGCACACCGAGATGTGGCGCCACCGGGCCACCCAGGCCAACGTCGCGACGCTGCGGGAGCGCGGGAACATCGTCATGTCGCCGGCGTCGGGCCGGCTCACCGGAACCGACAGCGGACCCGGACGTCTGCCCGAGCCGCAGGAGATCGCCCTCATCGGTGAGCTGTTGCTCGACCGCGCAGACGCCCTGCCGCACGATCTCGTCGGGGTACGCGTACTGATCAGCGCCGGCGGCACCCGCGAGCCTCTCGATCCGGTCCGCTTCCTGGGTAACCACAGCTCCGGCAAACAAGGTTTCGCACTCGCCCGCGCGGCCGCACAGCGCGGCGCCGAGGTGACCGTGGTCGCCGGGTCGACCGCCGGGGCCGGCGAGCCCGCCGCCGTCGAGGTCGTCCCGATCGACAGCGCGCGCGAACTGGCCGCGGAGATGACCCGCCGCGCCGCCGACGCCGACGTCGTCATCATGGCAGCCGCGGTCGCCGACTTCCGGCCCGTGTCCACCGCGGAGTCCAAGATCAAGAAGGGTGACGCGGGGCCCGCTCCGGTCGAGTTGACCACCAACCCCGACATCCTGCGCGGACTCGTCGAGGCCCGTGACGCCGGATCCATCCCGGTCGAAACGGTGATCGTGGGTTTCGCCGCCGAGACCGGCGACGAGACGGGTGGGGTCCTCGACCACGGTCGCGCGAAACTCAAGCGCAAGGGGTGCGATCTGCTGGTGGTCAACGCCGTGGGCAACGGCAAGGCTTTCGGCACCGAGGACAACACCGGGTGGCTGCTGTCGGCGCACGGCGAGGAGACCGCACTGCCGATGGGGACCAAAACACTCATGGCGAGCCGGATCCTTGACGCGGTCCGCTCACTGGTGCCTGATGGATCGGGCACCGCAACGCCCGCCACGCACACGTCATGA